Proteins from a genomic interval of Debaryomyces hansenii CBS767 chromosome E complete sequence:
- a CDS encoding DEHA2E12848p (some similarities with uniprot|P36107 Saccharomyces cerevisiae YKL004W AUR1 Phosphatidylinositol:ceramide phosphoinositol transferase (IPC synthase) required for sphingolipid synthesis), translated as MVSSSILRSKVIQKPYQLFHYYFLSEKQRGSTLSDLSFETNCKISIDKFKHHQWTINEVCHYGFLVSIIFFVFIAFPASFLIKLPILCAFSVCFIIPLTSQFFVHALPIFTWLAFYFSAGKIPPSWRPAISVKILPAMETVLYGDNLSNVLAEITNSTLDIFAWIPYGILHFSAPFVVAIFIFLFSPPTSLRSFGFAFGYMNLVGVIIQILFPAAPPWYKNLYGLEPANYSMSGSPGGLGRIDEILGVDMYTTAFSNSPIIFGAFPSLHSGCIVMDVLFLCWLFPKLRAVWWSWAAWLWWSTMYLTHHYFIDLIGGAVLSIVVFNYTRYMHLPVIDHNKFSRWSYTEVYKIDVNESDPLSINFNSESSNDIEAQPQSSFLNPATNNYPYFYNQATNNTNNEFEMSTFSRSRQASRSVTATIPSASAAGTSSSSVNLSTANEELHDAEDADTSSLENSSTLSVFEGEHDNNNLISSAASSTSLDDVESTSNSNSHSNANAIDKKQKYAVKNR; from the coding sequence ATGGTGTCATCGTCTATCTTAAGATCGAAAGTTATCCAAAAGCCATATCAACTATTTCATTACTATTTTTTACTGGAAAAGCAAAGGGGATCCACATTATCAGATTTATCGTTTGAAACTAATTGTAAGATCTCCATAGATAAGTTCAAGCACCACCAGTGGACGATTAACGAAGTATGTCACTATGGATTCTTGGTGTCCATAAtcttttttgtatttattgCATTTCCAgcatcatttttaattaagTTACCTATATTATGTGCATTTTCCGTTTGCTTTATCATTCCATTAACATCACAGTTTTTTGTTCATGCATTGCCGATATTTACCTGGCTAGCTTTCTATTTCAGTGCTGGGAAAATCCCACCATCTTGGAGACCTGCCATTAGTGTTAAGATTTTGCCAGCCATGGAAACGGTTTTGTATGgagataatttatcaaatgtGTTGGCTGAAATCACCAACTCAACTTTGGATATTTTTGCATGGATTCCGTATGGTATTTTACATTTCTCGGCACCATTCGTTGTTGCCatcttcatatttttgttCAGTCCTCCAACTTCGTTAAGATCGTTCGGATTTGCCTTCGGTTACATGAATTTGGTAGGTGTTATCATACAAATTTTGTTTCCTGCTGCACCTCCATGGTACAAGAATTTGTACGGTTTAGAACCAGccaattattcaatgagTGGCTCCCCCGGTGGATTAGGCAGAATTGATGAGATTCTAGGAGTGGATATGTATACAACTGCATTCTCCAATTCTCCTATCATCTTTGGCGCATTTCCCTCGTTACATTCTGGTTGCATAGTCATGGATGTGTTATTCTTATGCTGGttatttccaaaattgAGAGCCGTTTGGTGGAGTTGGGCTGCTTGGTTATGGTGGAGTACCATGTATTTAactcatcattattttattgatttaattggTGGTGCAGTATTGTCTATTGTTGTGTTTAATTATACAAGATACATGCATTTGCCTGTAATTGATCATAACAAATTCAGTCGTTGGTCATATACTGAAGTTTACAAAATTGACGTCAACGAATCAGACCCACTTTCTATTAACTTTAATAGCGAATCTAGTAATGACATAGAGGCTCAACCACAAAGTTCTTTTTTGAATCCAGCTACTAATAACTATCCATATTTCTACAACCAAGCTActaataatactaataatgaatttgaaatgtCCACATTTTCTAGATCCAGACAAGCGTCAAGGAGTGTAACTGCAACTATTCCTAGTGCTTCAGCAGCTGGaacatcatcatcgtcagTCAACTTGTCAACTGCTAATGAAGAGTTGCATGATGCTGAAGACGCTGATACTTCACTGCTTGAAAATAGTTCAACCCTTTCTGTGTTTGAAGGCGAGCacgataataataatttgataagttCTGCTGCATCATCAACTTCGTTGGATGATGTCGAATCgacttcaaattcaaattcacaTTCAAATGCTAATgcaattgataaaaaacaaaaatatgCCGTTAAGAATAGATAA
- a CDS encoding DEHA2E12870p (no similarity): MRRLTPRLFCLLESYQKIFLHRDYLINIYHMTYNFLFICSSLFSEVNACKLSRQFFAIFENHPKYYA, encoded by the coding sequence ATGCGTCGTCTTACGCCTAGActattttgtttattagAACTGTACCAAAAGATTTTCCTACACCGAGATTacttaattaatatttaccATATGACatataatttcttgtttattTGTAGTAGTTTATTTTCGGAAGTTAATGCTTGCAAATTATCTCGGcaattttttgcaatttttgaaaatcatCCGAAATATTATGCATAA
- a CDS encoding DEHA2E12892p (similar to uniprot|Q03161 Saccharomyces cerevisiae YMR099C Hypothetical ORF) has product MPVEETETEVILTLPNDPNTKVTILKYGATIISWENKGDEKLWLSKAAKLDGSKPVRGGVPLVFPCFGKCNDESNPAYKLPQHGFARNSTWEFLGQTTESPVTIQFGLGPEQVDQDLYKLWNDGLYDFTLILSITLGEDHLKTNIEVENTGDKDFKFNWLFHTYFKIPDITDIIVNNFTDAKCYDQLIGETYEEKAPMISFTEEFDRIYKGIDTQKTFQMIELGKVLMNVQRENLPDSVVWNPWIKKSEGLADFEPKDGYMNMLCIEPGHVAEFKNLKSGEKWSGAQILSTGGEIKVQTNIY; this is encoded by the coding sequence ATGCCAgtagaagaaacagaaacaGAGGTCATTTTGACACTTCCAAACGACCCAAACACTAAAGTTACCATTTTAAAGTACGGTGCTACCATCATTTCGTGGGAGAATAAAGgagatgaaaaattatggtTATCAAAAGCAGCAAAGCTTGATGGATCCAAGCCAGTAAGAGGAGGTGTTCCATTAGTATTCCCATGTTTTGGAAAATGTAACGATGAGAGCAATCCAGCCTATAAATTACCACAACATGGATTTGCAAGAAATTCTACCTGGGAATTTTTGGGACAAACTACTGAAAGTCCTGTAACCATTCAATTTGGATTAGGTCCAGAACAAGTTGACCaagatttatataaattgtGGAATGATGGGTTATACGACTTTACATTGATCTTGTCAATTACTTTGGGAGAAGATCATttaaaaacaaatataGAAGTGGAGAATACTGGCGATAAAGATTTTAAGTTCAACTGGTTATTCCATACCTACTTCAAAATCCCAGATATTACGGACATAATAGTTAACAATTTTACCGATGCTAAATGCTACGATCAGTTAATTGGCGAAACATATGAAGAAAAGGCTCCAATGATTAGTTTtactgaagaatttgacaGAATCTATAAAGGTATTGATACCCAGAAGACCTTCCAAATGATCGAATTAGGTAAGGTTTTAATGAATGTTCAAAGAGAGAACTTGCCTGATAGCGTTGTTTGGAATCCATGGATCAAAAAATCAGAAGGTTTGGCCGATTTCGAGCCAAAGGATGGTTACATGAACATGTTGTGCATAGAACCAGGCCATGTTGcagaattcaagaatttgaaatctgGTGAAAAATGGAGTGGTGCACAAATATTATCTACTGGTGGTGAAATTAAAGTTCAAACTAACATTTATTAA